The Nitrospira lenta region GATAGGACTGGTCCTCAATATTATGCTGTTGTTTGGCTGGAGCCTTGCGTCCTGGGCCCAGGCTGAAGTCCAAGGCGTGCCGTGGAGCCAACTGAATCAGCAGGAGCAACAGCTGTTGCAGAAATTCAATCAGGACTGGGATCAGTTGCCGGTGGATCGTCAGGAACGCTTGCGCAACGGCGCGCGGCAGTGGGCGGACATGAATCCCGAAGAGCGGACCGAGGCACGGCAGCGGTTCCAGGAGTGGCGGCAGATGTCCCCGGACGATCAACAGCGATTGCGAGAACGGTTCCAGCGATTTCGTGAGTTGCCGCCGGAAAAGCGCGAGGCGATTCGCAACGCGCGCCAGTGGTTTCGGTCGTTGCCGCCTGAGGAGCGCCAGGACATGCGCCAGCGCTGGAAGAATATGACGCCCGATG contains the following coding sequences:
- a CDS encoding DUF3106 domain-containing protein, which encodes MIGLVLNIMLLFGWSLASWAQAEVQGVPWSQLNQQEQQLLQKFNQDWDQLPVDRQERLRNGARQWADMNPEERTEARQRFQEWRQMSPDDQQRLRERFQRFRELPPEKREAIRNARQWFRSLPPEERQDMRQRWKNMTPDERRALRRQFKKNFGADGSAPPSNQFPHRDRPFRPNR